Proteins from a genomic interval of Nitrospina gracilis Nb-211:
- the rpsB gene encoding 30S ribosomal protein S2, whose product MANIAVKELLEAGVHFGHQTTRWNPKMRDYIFGARNGIHIIDLQKTIHKFRDAEKFVENLTQQGKKILFVATKTQAKELIADEATRANMFYINQRWLGGTLTNFQTIRKSIDRLLELERMEEEGKFALLHKKEAQQRRKEIEKLNKFLQGIKTMKDLPDAVFIVDTRKERIALAEANKLNIPVVAIVDTNCDPDGIDYLIPGNDDAIRSISLFTKRLADIAIEGHEMYKAKQKDKREEAEASAQKGDAKADSQSDKKEDTAASKAKTDTKPKAEKSIPA is encoded by the coding sequence ATGGCAAACATCGCAGTCAAAGAATTACTGGAAGCCGGGGTTCACTTCGGGCATCAGACCACCCGCTGGAATCCCAAGATGAGAGACTATATTTTTGGTGCCCGAAACGGCATTCATATTATCGACCTGCAGAAAACCATTCACAAGTTCCGCGACGCGGAGAAGTTTGTGGAGAACCTGACGCAGCAGGGCAAGAAGATTCTGTTCGTCGCCACCAAAACGCAGGCCAAGGAACTGATCGCGGACGAAGCCACCCGCGCCAACATGTTCTACATCAACCAGCGCTGGCTGGGCGGCACGCTGACCAACTTCCAGACCATTCGCAAGAGCATCGACCGCCTGCTGGAACTGGAGCGCATGGAAGAAGAAGGCAAGTTCGCCCTGCTTCATAAAAAAGAAGCCCAGCAGAGGCGCAAGGAAATCGAAAAGCTCAATAAATTCCTGCAGGGCATCAAGACCATGAAGGACCTGCCCGATGCCGTGTTCATCGTGGACACGCGCAAGGAACGCATCGCGCTGGCCGAGGCCAACAAGCTGAATATTCCCGTGGTGGCGATCGTGGATACCAACTGCGATCCGGACGGCATCGACTACCTGATCCCGGGCAACGACGACGCCATCCGGTCAATCAGCCTGTTCACGAAGCGGCTGGCGGACATCGCCATCGAAGGTCACGAGATGTACAAGGCGAAGCAGAAGGACAAGAGGGAAGAAGCGGAAGCGAGCGCCCAAAAGGGCGATGCAAAAGCAGACTCCCAGTCCGACAAGAAAGAGGACACCGCTGCTTCCAAAGCCAAGACGGACACCAAGCCGAAGGCGGAGAAATCCATCCCCGCCTGA
- a CDS encoding tetratricopeptide repeat protein produces MTSLDTILSIIVGVLIFGAAVYVFRSRKYEPPPDREQPPWEIPLQPGKPEPQFSAEDRQFFEEVLGVDVDEHREFLRPLAELEETQGVHFRDLYVNNEDLARNFWEGVAHSYFEEKHYDQAADSYLKSLGFHLKQSAEETAETAQLRCNLGIALTETGRSGEAIHQFEKSLHFNNEQGGGNHEVIAALLHNLGWAWETEGDNTKALDYYQRSLALCEEIGDEDGVENLKPKIQALQHEK; encoded by the coding sequence ATGACCAGTCTCGACACCATCCTTTCCATCATTGTCGGCGTCCTCATCTTCGGGGCGGCGGTGTACGTGTTCCGCTCGCGCAAATACGAGCCGCCACCAGACCGCGAACAGCCGCCGTGGGAAATTCCCCTGCAACCGGGAAAACCGGAGCCGCAGTTCTCCGCGGAAGACCGCCAGTTTTTTGAGGAGGTGCTGGGCGTGGACGTGGACGAGCACCGCGAGTTCTTAAGGCCGCTCGCCGAGCTGGAAGAAACGCAGGGCGTGCATTTCCGCGACCTCTATGTGAACAACGAGGACCTCGCGCGCAATTTCTGGGAAGGGGTCGCGCATTCCTACTTTGAGGAAAAGCATTACGATCAGGCCGCCGACTCCTACCTCAAATCGCTCGGTTTTCACCTGAAGCAATCTGCCGAGGAGACCGCCGAGACGGCGCAGTTGCGTTGCAACCTCGGCATCGCGCTCACCGAAACCGGGCGCAGTGGCGAGGCCATCCACCAGTTCGAAAAATCCCTCCATTTCAACAACGAACAAGGCGGAGGCAACCACGAAGTCATCGCCGCCCTGCTCCACAACCTCGGCTGGGCGTGGGAAACGGAAGGCGACAACACCAAAGCGCTCGACTACTACCAGCGCTCGCTCGCGCTCTGCGAGGAGATCGGCGACGAAGACGGCGTCGAAAACCTAAAGCCGAAAATCCAGGCTCTCCAACACGAGAAATAG
- a CDS encoding 6-phosphofructokinase, whose product MPLKRIGILTGGGDCSGLNAVIRALTLSAIRNHNLSVIGIEKGFEGLVFNHSQELTLRSVRDILPQGGTILGTSNKGDPFAFKELHKDGRVTTHDYSGRAIETFRDLKLDCLFVIGGDGSLQIAYKLSELGLPIIAVPKTIDNDLEGTDYSFGFHTAVQVATDALDRLQTTGRSHDRVMILEVMGRSAGWIALEAGIAGGAHVILIPEIPFDFDVVTAKIKERQTMQAPFSLMVVAEGAMEKDCQPITQEAATTRLQGVPQLGGIGNHLATRLGRDIDLEVRCTVLGHLQRGGTPIAFDRVLGTQLGSFALHSAVNGRFGTMVALRTPNLELVPLKELAGRIRQVPLDSQLIRTAESVGICLGR is encoded by the coding sequence ATGCCTTTAAAACGCATCGGCATTCTGACCGGCGGCGGCGACTGCTCCGGCCTGAACGCCGTCATCCGCGCCCTCACCCTCTCCGCCATCCGCAACCACAACCTGAGCGTCATCGGCATCGAAAAAGGCTTCGAGGGGCTGGTCTTCAACCACTCGCAGGAGTTGACGCTCCGCAGTGTGCGCGACATCCTGCCGCAGGGCGGCACCATCCTCGGCACCTCCAACAAGGGCGACCCCTTTGCCTTCAAGGAACTGCACAAAGACGGACGCGTCACCACCCACGATTACTCTGGCCGCGCCATCGAGACCTTCCGCGACCTCAAGCTCGACTGCCTGTTCGTGATCGGCGGCGACGGCTCGCTGCAGATCGCCTACAAGCTGAGTGAGCTGGGACTGCCCATCATCGCCGTGCCCAAAACCATCGACAACGATCTGGAGGGCACCGACTACAGCTTCGGCTTCCACACCGCGGTGCAGGTGGCGACCGACGCGCTCGACCGCCTGCAGACCACCGGGCGCAGTCACGACCGGGTGATGATCCTGGAGGTGATGGGGCGGAGCGCCGGATGGATCGCGCTGGAGGCGGGGATCGCCGGCGGCGCGCATGTGATTCTGATACCGGAAATCCCTTTCGACTTCGATGTGGTGACCGCGAAGATCAAAGAACGCCAGACCATGCAGGCACCGTTCAGCCTGATGGTCGTCGCCGAGGGCGCGATGGAGAAAGATTGCCAGCCGATCACCCAGGAAGCCGCCACCACACGGCTTCAGGGCGTGCCGCAGTTGGGCGGCATCGGCAACCACCTGGCCACGCGGCTGGGGCGGGACATCGATCTGGAAGTGCGGTGCACGGTGCTGGGTCACCTCCAGCGCGGCGGCACGCCCATCGCCTTCGACCGGGTGCTGGGCACCCAGTTGGGCAGTTTCGCCCTGCACTCGGCAGTGAACGGACGCTTCGGCACCATGGTGGCGCTCCGCACCCCGAACCTGGAGCTGGTGCCGCTCAAGGAGCTGGCCGGACGCATCCGGCAGGTGCCGCTCGACTCCCAGCTGATCCGCACCGCCGAGTCGGTAGGCATCTGCCTGGGGCGGTGA
- the thiC gene encoding phosphomethylpyrimidine synthase ThiC — protein MNMPNRPSGSAQKEELKITRDPISPNSRKVYESGKLFPEIRVPFREVTLSPTAIHNPQPGQPTEEPNAPVLIYDTSGPYTDPEVTIDVRKGLAPLREKWILDRGDVEAYEGRSIRPEDNGYKSEDQMQDIERFDRAGRKVYRAKPGRNVSQMHYAKQGIITPEMEYIAIRENAKRRQLLEDAEREGRLKGNHWGAAIPNEITPEFVRDEVARGRAIIPVNINHPEIEPMIIGRNFLVKINANIGNSAIASSIEEEVEKMVWATRWGSDTVMDLSTGKNIHETREWIIRNSAVPIGTVPIYQALEKVNGKAEDLTWEIFRDTLIEQAEQGVDYFTIHAGVLLRYVPWTAKRVTGIVSRGGSIMAKWCLAHHKENFLYTHFEDICEIMKAYDVAFSLGDGLRPGSLADANDAAQFGELETLGELTEIAWKHDVQTMIEGPGHVPMHLIKENMDKQLKECKEAPFYTLGPLTTDIAPGYDHFTSGIGAAMIGWFGCAMLCYVTPKEHLGLPDRDDVKQGVITYKISAHAADIAKGHPGARVRDDALSKARFEFRWADQFNLSLDPETALKYHDATLPAEGHKLAHFCSMCGPQFCSMKITQDVRDYAAQQGVEEGKALEKGMEDMSQTFKQKGAEIYHQM, from the coding sequence ATGAATATGCCCAATCGCCCTTCCGGCTCCGCCCAGAAGGAAGAACTTAAAATCACACGGGATCCCATTTCCCCGAACAGCAGAAAGGTGTACGAGTCCGGCAAACTGTTTCCGGAAATCCGCGTGCCGTTCCGGGAAGTGACGTTGTCGCCGACCGCCATCCACAACCCGCAACCCGGCCAGCCGACGGAAGAGCCGAACGCGCCGGTCCTGATCTACGACACCTCCGGACCCTACACCGATCCGGAAGTCACCATCGACGTGCGCAAGGGCCTGGCTCCCCTGCGTGAGAAATGGATTCTCGACCGCGGCGACGTGGAAGCCTACGAGGGCCGCAGTATCCGCCCGGAGGACAACGGTTACAAGTCCGAGGACCAGATGCAGGACATCGAGCGCTTCGACCGCGCCGGACGCAAAGTTTACCGTGCCAAGCCGGGCCGCAACGTGAGCCAGATGCATTACGCGAAGCAGGGCATCATCACCCCGGAGATGGAATACATCGCCATCCGCGAAAACGCCAAACGCCGCCAACTGCTGGAAGACGCCGAGCGCGAAGGCCGCCTGAAGGGCAACCACTGGGGCGCGGCCATCCCGAACGAGATCACGCCGGAGTTCGTGCGCGACGAAGTGGCGCGCGGCAGGGCCATCATCCCGGTCAACATCAATCACCCGGAGATCGAGCCGATGATCATCGGCCGCAACTTCCTGGTGAAGATCAACGCCAACATCGGCAATTCGGCCATCGCCAGCTCCATCGAAGAAGAAGTCGAGAAGATGGTGTGGGCGACGCGCTGGGGCAGTGACACGGTCATGGACCTGTCCACCGGCAAGAACATCCACGAGACGCGCGAATGGATCATCCGCAACAGCGCCGTGCCCATCGGCACCGTGCCCATCTACCAGGCGCTGGAAAAAGTCAACGGCAAGGCCGAAGACCTGACGTGGGAGATTTTCCGCGACACGTTGATCGAGCAGGCGGAGCAGGGCGTTGATTACTTCACCATCCACGCCGGCGTGCTTCTGCGCTACGTGCCGTGGACGGCGAAGCGCGTCACCGGCATCGTGTCGCGCGGCGGCTCCATCATGGCCAAGTGGTGCCTGGCGCATCATAAAGAGAACTTCCTCTACACGCACTTCGAGGACATCTGCGAGATCATGAAAGCGTACGACGTCGCCTTCTCGCTGGGCGACGGCCTGCGGCCGGGATCGCTGGCGGACGCCAACGACGCGGCGCAGTTCGGCGAGCTGGAGACGCTGGGCGAGCTGACCGAGATCGCGTGGAAGCACGACGTGCAGACCATGATCGAGGGACCGGGCCACGTGCCCATGCACCTCATCAAGGAGAACATGGACAAGCAGTTGAAGGAGTGCAAGGAAGCGCCGTTCTACACGCTGGGGCCGCTGACCACCGACATCGCGCCGGGTTACGATCATTTCACCAGCGGCATCGGCGCCGCCATGATCGGCTGGTTCGGTTGCGCCATGCTGTGCTACGTGACGCCGAAGGAACACCTGGGTCTGCCCGACCGCGACGACGTCAAGCAGGGCGTCATCACTTACAAGATCTCCGCCCACGCGGCGGACATCGCCAAGGGGCATCCCGGAGCCAGGGTGCGCGACGATGCGCTCAGCAAGGCGCGCTTCGAGTTCCGCTGGGCCGACCAGTTCAACCTGTCACTCGATCCGGAGACGGCGCTCAAGTACCACGATGCAACGCTTCCGGCGGAAGGCCACAAGCTGGCGCACTTCTGCTCGATGTGCGGACCGCAGTTCTGCTCGATGAAGATCACACAGGACGTGCGCGACTACGCCGCCCAGCAGGGTGTGGAAGAAGGGAAGGCGCTGGAGAAGGGCATGGAAGACATGTCCCAGACCTTCAAGCAGAAGGGCGCGGAAATCTACCACCAGATGTGA
- the recN gene encoding DNA repair protein RecN, translating into MLQELRITNFAIIDNLTVTFGPGLNILTGETGAGKSIIIDALNLILGGRADADSIRSSESSATVEAVLAVDDPATLDAIREMGIEVEDNQVLIKRLITLEGKNRTYLNNSPLTVSALATVGQRLVDIHGQHDHQSLLHAEHHVGLLDRYGKLGKEKAAYQSAWSAYRKKVEQLNHLLNHQSDRLQRQDLLQFQVKEIDDAALSVGEDEELRAEKHKLNHAEKLSAALDQVLAMLSDQEGSVLDLLGRIDRELGRLPEIDPALEPQSTRAGNAFIEAQELEAELRDYVKHIDFSPTRLEEIEDRLAEINGLKRKYGNDIAVILEYRQKIGDELESLSLGEEAVDGLKKEIAEHQKEVAKLAVDLAKKREQAADTLQKAVEKELKDLSMKHVRFGVRFDYEADADGFTTYNKKTVKAHGEGIGSVEFLFSPNLGEALKPLARIASGGELSRVMLALKSILNEQDDIPILVFDEVDAGIGGKVAEKVGVKLKKIAATKQVFCITHLPQIAGMATAHYRVHKSVTGKRTRSTITELSYDERVEEIARMSGGETITDATLQYAREMIQPAPLRGEEAG; encoded by the coding sequence ATGTTGCAGGAACTGAGAATCACCAACTTCGCCATCATCGACAACCTGACGGTGACGTTCGGCCCGGGTCTCAACATCCTCACCGGCGAAACCGGCGCCGGCAAATCCATCATCATCGATGCGCTGAACCTGATCCTCGGCGGACGCGCCGACGCCGACAGCATCCGCTCCTCGGAATCCTCCGCCACGGTGGAAGCCGTGCTTGCGGTGGACGACCCGGCGACGCTCGACGCCATCCGCGAAATGGGCATCGAGGTCGAAGACAACCAGGTCCTCATCAAACGCCTCATCACGCTCGAAGGCAAAAACCGCACCTACCTCAACAACAGCCCGCTCACCGTCTCCGCTTTGGCGACCGTCGGCCAGCGGCTGGTGGACATCCACGGCCAGCACGATCACCAATCGCTCCTGCACGCGGAGCACCACGTCGGCCTGCTCGACCGCTACGGCAAACTGGGTAAAGAAAAGGCCGCGTATCAGTCTGCGTGGAGTGCGTACCGCAAGAAAGTCGAACAACTCAACCACCTGCTCAACCACCAGAGCGACCGCCTGCAACGACAGGACCTCCTGCAATTTCAGGTGAAGGAAATCGACGACGCGGCATTGAGCGTGGGCGAGGACGAAGAACTGCGCGCCGAAAAACACAAACTCAATCACGCCGAAAAACTGAGCGCCGCGCTCGACCAAGTGCTTGCCATGCTGAGCGACCAGGAGGGATCGGTGCTGGACCTGTTGGGACGCATCGACCGCGAACTGGGCCGGCTACCGGAGATCGACCCGGCGCTGGAACCGCAGTCCACGCGCGCCGGCAACGCCTTCATCGAGGCACAGGAGCTGGAGGCGGAACTGCGCGACTACGTGAAGCACATCGACTTCAGTCCGACGCGGCTGGAAGAGATCGAGGACCGGCTGGCGGAGATCAACGGCCTCAAACGCAAGTACGGCAACGACATCGCCGTCATCCTCGAGTACCGGCAAAAGATCGGCGACGAGCTGGAGTCATTGTCGCTGGGCGAGGAAGCGGTGGACGGACTGAAAAAAGAAATCGCCGAGCATCAGAAAGAAGTGGCGAAGCTCGCGGTGGACCTGGCGAAGAAACGCGAGCAGGCGGCGGACACATTGCAGAAGGCGGTGGAGAAGGAACTGAAAGACCTCAGCATGAAGCACGTGCGGTTCGGCGTGCGCTTCGACTACGAAGCCGACGCCGACGGCTTCACCACGTACAACAAAAAGACGGTGAAGGCGCATGGCGAAGGCATCGGGTCGGTGGAGTTTCTGTTCTCGCCGAACCTGGGCGAGGCGTTGAAGCCCTTGGCGCGCATCGCGTCGGGCGGCGAATTGTCGCGCGTGATGCTGGCGTTGAAATCGATTCTGAACGAGCAGGACGACATCCCCATCCTCGTGTTCGACGAAGTGGACGCGGGCATCGGCGGCAAGGTGGCGGAAAAGGTGGGGGTGAAGCTCAAGAAGATCGCCGCCACCAAGCAGGTGTTCTGCATCACCCACCTGCCGCAAATCGCGGGCATGGCCACGGCGCATTACCGCGTGCACAAAAGCGTGACAGGCAAACGCACCCGCTCGACCATCACCGAACTGTCCTACGACGAACGCGTGGAGGAGATCGCGCGCATGTCCGGCGGTGAGACCATCACCGACGCCACCCTGCAGTACGCGCGCGAGATGATCCAGCCCGCCCCACTGCGTGGGGAAGAAGCGGGCTAA
- the rimO gene encoding 30S ribosomal protein S12 methylthiotransferase RimO: MKKIGMISLGCPKNLVDTEGLLGDLKQNGYELTDNSAEADVLIVNTCGFLQSAVEESVNTILEMARHKQNGGKCERLIVTGCLAERHPEELLKEIPEIDHLLGTKQYPLLKNLIRNNGGQRNLVHEPAQYFEAYNHRVVTTPFYSAYIKIAEGCSNQCAFCIIPKLRGPIKSRPIDSILEEARALAEQGVKEINLVSQDTTLYGYDLRMKNGLVELLERLSDIKGIEWIRLFYCYPTVVNDALIDAVARLDKVVKYIDVPLQHTHDFMLQRMKRQEREAGVRAMLKKLRDRIPGVALRTTFITGFPGETEEHFVHMENFVREMEFDHLGVFAYSDEPGTTAYDYADKVDPAIGEARRDRLMAAQHEIATRRNAARVGQVHPVLVEGLDDDGMLLMGRLPIQGPDIDGQVIIENSPVEPGDIVPMRITGSLDYDLIATVDET; this comes from the coding sequence ATGAAAAAAATCGGCATGATCAGCCTGGGCTGTCCCAAGAACCTGGTGGACACCGAAGGCCTGTTGGGCGACCTCAAACAGAACGGATACGAACTGACGGACAACTCCGCCGAGGCGGACGTGCTCATCGTCAACACCTGCGGCTTCCTGCAATCGGCGGTCGAGGAGTCGGTGAACACCATCCTCGAGATGGCGCGGCACAAACAAAACGGCGGCAAGTGCGAACGCCTCATCGTCACCGGCTGTCTGGCCGAGCGGCATCCCGAAGAACTCCTGAAGGAAATCCCGGAGATCGATCACCTTTTGGGCACCAAGCAGTACCCCCTGCTCAAAAACCTGATCCGCAACAACGGCGGCCAGCGCAACCTCGTCCACGAACCGGCACAGTATTTCGAAGCGTACAACCACCGCGTCGTCACCACGCCGTTTTACTCGGCGTACATCAAGATTGCGGAGGGTTGCTCCAACCAGTGCGCGTTCTGCATCATCCCCAAACTGCGCGGCCCCATAAAGAGCCGGCCCATCGACTCCATCCTCGAAGAAGCCCGCGCGCTGGCCGAGCAGGGGGTGAAGGAAATCAACCTGGTGTCGCAGGACACCACGCTCTACGGTTACGACCTGCGCATGAAAAACGGCCTGGTCGAACTGCTCGAACGCCTATCGGACATTAAAGGGATCGAGTGGATCCGCCTGTTCTACTGTTACCCGACGGTGGTCAACGACGCGTTGATCGACGCCGTGGCCCGGCTCGACAAGGTGGTCAAGTACATCGACGTGCCCCTGCAACACACGCACGATTTCATGCTGCAACGCATGAAGCGGCAGGAGCGGGAGGCGGGTGTGCGCGCCATGCTGAAAAAACTGCGCGACCGCATCCCCGGCGTGGCGCTCCGCACCACGTTCATCACCGGTTTCCCCGGCGAGACGGAAGAGCACTTCGTACACATGGAAAATTTTGTGCGCGAGATGGAGTTCGATCACCTGGGCGTGTTCGCCTACTCCGACGAACCCGGCACCACGGCGTACGACTACGCCGACAAGGTCGATCCGGCAATTGGCGAGGCACGCCGCGACCGGTTGATGGCGGCGCAACACGAAATTGCCACACGTCGCAATGCCGCACGCGTCGGCCAGGTGCATCCGGTGCTGGTGGAGGGGCTGGATGACGATGGCATGCTGTTGATGGGCCGCCTGCCGATTCAGGGACCGGACATCGACGGCCAGGTGATCATCGAGAACAGCCCGGTGGAGCCCGGCGACATCGTGCCCATGCGCATCACCGGATCGCTCGACTACGACCTCATCGCCACTGTGGATGAAACTTGA
- a CDS encoding tetratricopeptide repeat protein, with translation MKLIPFKKFLRSAVLVCAFVSIPLVAHSSVVEAAPCTLYQGEAGWDAVQRAKIDLVKHFQYQPLTHRDFCQLAHLDYKLAQWEPQVKAEHLTRCLENVDKAIDHNPQAGIAYFLRGLCLGRQGQMRGLWASLNIIDPVRTSMERARQLAPGIDGGGPDRALGRMLYELPFFLGGDLEKSIKHLETAVQLGPGNWENHYYLAQSYLADRRYRDAQRELQDALRLAGTVNEDPQMEEHRRHIRELLRDVERRLD, from the coding sequence ATGAAACTGATCCCATTCAAAAAATTTTTAAGGAGCGCGGTTCTGGTTTGCGCGTTTGTTTCGATCCCGCTGGTGGCGCATTCCTCCGTCGTGGAAGCCGCGCCATGCACCCTGTACCAGGGCGAGGCGGGATGGGATGCGGTTCAGCGCGCCAAGATCGACCTCGTCAAGCACTTCCAGTACCAGCCGCTGACCCACCGCGACTTCTGTCAGCTGGCGCACCTCGACTACAAACTGGCGCAATGGGAACCGCAGGTGAAGGCCGAGCACCTGACCCGGTGCCTGGAAAACGTGGACAAGGCGATCGACCACAACCCGCAGGCGGGCATCGCCTACTTCCTGCGCGGCCTGTGCCTGGGGCGGCAGGGACAGATGCGCGGGCTGTGGGCCAGCCTGAACATCATCGATCCCGTCCGCACCAGCATGGAACGCGCGCGGCAACTGGCCCCGGGCATCGACGGCGGCGGACCCGACCGCGCGCTGGGACGCATGCTTTACGAATTGCCTTTCTTTTTGGGCGGCGATCTGGAAAAATCCATAAAGCATCTGGAAACCGCCGTCCAACTGGGACCGGGCAACTGGGAAAACCATTACTACCTCGCCCAGTCCTACCTGGCCGACCGCCGGTACCGGGACGCACAGCGGGAACTTCAGGATGCTCTCAGGTTGGCCGGGACCGTGAACGAAGATCCACAGATGGAGGAACACCGCCGGCACATCCGCGAACTTCTGCGCGACGTCGAACGCCGCCTGGACTGA
- a CDS encoding MlaC/ttg2D family ABC transporter substrate-binding protein — translation MCLLTTLLAAVPARAETPQEAVKNLLATIQQVKEVEALSPDEAKANRKTMDQALTYLDVAEVSKQTLGKHWKPRSAGEQKQFIQLLGELFRYVAFPNSAKFFRELKIEYKGNSKDGDAATVPVVVHHKDEGEIRIDFDLLESASRWRVVDVILDGVSMRNNLRTQFYQILKKEDFPGLIARMQERLDTARGGGG, via the coding sequence TTGTGCCTTCTCACAACCCTGCTCGCCGCCGTCCCGGCGCGGGCCGAGACGCCACAGGAAGCGGTGAAAAACCTGCTGGCCACCATCCAGCAGGTGAAGGAAGTCGAGGCGCTGTCACCCGACGAGGCGAAGGCCAACCGCAAGACCATGGACCAGGCACTGACCTACCTGGACGTGGCGGAGGTGAGCAAGCAAACCCTCGGCAAACACTGGAAGCCCCGCTCTGCCGGGGAACAGAAGCAGTTCATCCAGCTTCTGGGAGAACTCTTCCGCTACGTGGCGTTTCCCAACTCGGCCAAGTTTTTCCGCGAGCTTAAAATCGAGTACAAAGGCAACTCCAAAGACGGCGATGCCGCCACCGTGCCCGTCGTGGTGCACCATAAAGACGAGGGCGAAATCCGCATCGACTTCGACCTGTTGGAATCCGCCAGCCGCTGGCGCGTGGTGGACGTGATTCTCGATGGCGTCAGCATGCGCAACAACCTGAGGACGCAGTTCTACCAGATATTGAAGAAGGAAGATTTTCCCGGTTTGATCGCCCGTATGCAGGAGCGGCTGGACACCGCCCGCGGCGGCGGGGGATGA